In Humulus lupulus chromosome 7, drHumLupu1.1, whole genome shotgun sequence, the following are encoded in one genomic region:
- the LOC133790469 gene encoding large ribosomal subunit protein eL38z/eL38y-like, producing MPKQIHEIKDFLLTARRKDARSVKIKRSKDAVKFKVRCSKYLYTLCVFDAEKANKLKQSLPPGLSVQDL from the exons ATG CCTAAGCAAATCCATGAGATTAAGGATTTCCTTCTTACTGCAAGAAGGAAGGATGCTCGTTCAGTGAAGATCAAGAGGAGCAAAGATGCGGTCAAGTTCAAGGTCAGATGCTCAAAGTACCTCTACACACTTTGTGTctttgatgctgagaaggctaacaAGTTGAAGCAATCCCTTCCCCCAG GTTTGAGTGTTCAGGACCTGTGA